In Labrus bergylta chromosome 6, fLabBer1.1, whole genome shotgun sequence, the following proteins share a genomic window:
- the LOC114920159 gene encoding trypsin-3-like — protein sequence MGDMKCLLLLLCAGVTVSSDVDLQKRVVRGHPCGNTERGYHVKLIASNGTAGYLCGGSLISESYILTAAHCWKDRWEMTAYLGVHPVQQNPPRGVRITEHHIYNDRHGDHDIMLLKLPTPTNIPYIALPSDQECRNIHNVQTVWVAGYGATTVFPNGTIGNDRPTELHCGDMSVVKCPNFASCSDVLNSIDPYIQSLTYAHVFCGQSKTVDIAPGDSGGGVVNNCRIYGVISNGVDLACAEPAAFMDVCKYKSWIKRKAGIGALNKLRNFFSCFN from the exons ATGGGTGATATGAAGTGTCTCCTCCTTTTGCTGTGTGCAG GTGTCACCGTGAGCTCAGATGTGGATCTGCAGAAGAGAGTTGTTCGTGGTCATCCATGTGGAAATACAGAGCGCGGGTACCATGTCAAGTTAATAGCATCTAATGGGACAGCTGGGTACTTATGTGGTGGCTCTCTGATCAGTGAGAGCTATATTCTGACTGCAGCTCACTGCTGGAAGGATAGGTG ggaGATGACTGCATATTTAGGAGTGCATCCAGTTCAACAAAATCCACCACGAGGAGTGAGAATCACAGAACACCATATCTACAATGACAGACATGGAGACCATGACATCATGCTGCTGAAGTTACCAACACCCACTAATATTCCATATATAGCACTTCCTAGCGACCAGGAATGTAGGAATATTCATAATGT ACAAACTGTTTGGGTTGCCGGTTATGGAGCCACAACTGTGTTTCCCAATGGGACAATag GAAATGATAGACCAACAGAACTCCACTGTGGTGACATGAGCGTCGTCAAGTGTCCGAACTTTGCAAGCTGTTCTGATGTGCTGAATAGCATTGACCCATACATCCAGTCCTTGACCTATGCTCACGTCTTCTGTGGACAATCTAAAACTGTGGATATTGCTCCA GGTGACTCTGGTGGAGGAGTCGTGAACAATTGCAGGATTTACGGGGTCATTTCTAACGGTGTTGATCTTGCCTGTGCTGAACCAGCTGCATTCATGGACGTCTGTAAATACAAGTCATGGATCAAACGGAAGGCGGGTATTGGTGCTTTGAACAAACTCAGaaattttttttcctgttttaattga